A part of Aegilops tauschii subsp. strangulata cultivar AL8/78 chromosome 2, Aet v6.0, whole genome shotgun sequence genomic DNA contains:
- the LOC109754471 gene encoding glyceraldehyde-3-phosphate dehydrogenase A, chloroplastic yields MSRPQRDRSGCPPPNVSVVDLAVQVSKKTLDEEVNQAFHDGAANELNAFLDACHEPLVSIDFRCSDVSSTIDASLSMIMGDDMVRSSHGTTSGVAQHGHGRRHGKVIAWYDEWGYSQRVVDLADTIANQWK; encoded by the coding sequence ATGTCAAGGCCTCAACGGGATCGCTCCGGGTGCCCACCCCCAAACGTATCCGTGGTCGACCTCGCGGTGCAGGTCTCCAAGAAGACCCTCGACGAGGAGGTGAACCAGGCGTTCCACGACGGCGCGGCCAACGAGCTCAATGCCTTCCTCGACGCCTGCCATGAGCCGCTCGTGTCCATTGATTTCAGGTGCTCCGACGTGTCCTCCACCATCGACGCGTCGCTCAGCATGATCATGGGAGACGACATGGTAAGGTCATCGCATGGTACGACGAGTGGGGTCGCTCAGCATGGTCATGGGAGACGACATGGTAAGGTCATCGCATGGTACGACGAGTGGGGTTACTCCCAGAGGGTAGTCGACCTCGCCGACACCATCGCCAACCAATGGAAGTGA
- the LOC109754472 gene encoding uncharacterized protein, with the protein MAGESSTRRPLFGGAISTAFPARFQDVSNIREVPDHQEVFVDPAREESLIFELLDLKGEVEDGGSALWFLRDVANEQDAGDNLVVEHSGTVELAGLRSGEAPAVAGTAIGKLAVSKGRQGREAQNIVRLYLANIRLKNAATDLVITAYEPLLINPLSESAQAVAAGPAVPAEQAGCLPMSEVFRLAVMNFDVHDWNLFNGSG; encoded by the exons ATGGCCGGCGAGAGCAGCACCAGGCGCCCCCTCTTCGGCGGCGCCATCTCCACCGCCTTCCCCGCCCGGTTCCAG GATGTGAGCAACATTCGCGAGGTCCCCGACCACCAG GAAGTTTTCGTCGATCCCGCCCGTGAAGAGAGCCTCATCTTCGAGCTGCTCGACCTCAAGGGCGAGGTGGAGGATGGCGGCAGCGCGCTCTGGTTCCTGCGCGACGTCGCCAACGAGCAAGATGCGGGGGATAACTTG GTGGTCGAGCACTCTGGGACAGTTGAGCTAGCTGGTCTGCGCTCCGGGGAAGCACCTGCAGTGGCTGGAACTGCAATTGGCAAGCTG GCTGTTTCAAAAGGGAGGCAGGGCAGAGAAGCACAGAACATTGTTCGG CTTTACTTGGCAAACATACGTCTCAAGAATGCAGCAACTGATCTAGTTATCACTGCATATGAGCCGCTCTTGATAAA TCCTTTGAGTGAAAGTGCCCAGGCAGTTGCAGCTGGACCAGCAGTACCCGCAGAACAAGCAGGATGCTTGCCAATGTCGGAGGTCTTCAGACTTGCAGTGATGAACTTCGATGTCCATGATTGGAACCTTTTCAATGGCAGCGGTTGA